One window of the Eucalyptus grandis isolate ANBG69807.140 chromosome 8, ASM1654582v1, whole genome shotgun sequence genome contains the following:
- the LOC104456557 gene encoding 60S acidic ribosomal protein P2A-like — protein sequence MKVIAAYLLAVLGGNTTPSADDLKGILGSVGAEADDDGIKLLLSEVKGKDITELIAAGREKLASVPSGGGGGAVAVAAAPGGGAAGGAAPAAEAKKEEKVEEKEESDDDMGFSLFD from the exons ATGAAGGTGATCGCCGCCTACTTGCTGGCCGTCTTGGGAGGCAACACCACCCCCTCGGCCGATGATTTGAAGGGCATCCTCGGATCag TTGGAGCTGAGGCTGATGATGATGGGATCAAGTTGCTCTTGTCCGAAGTCAAGGGAAAAGATATCACGGAGCTGATTGCTGCAGGAAGGGAAAAGTTGGCCTCCGTGCCctctggtggtggtggtggtgctgtGGCCGTGGCTGCAGCCCCAGGGGGTGGTGCTGCTGGTGGCGCTGCCCCAGCTGCCGAGgcaaagaaggaggagaaggttGAGGAGAAGGAAGAGTCTGACGAT GATATGGGCTTCAGTCTCTTTGACTAA